The genome window CCCTTGCCGGTGGCGCCGTGGGCAACGGCGTCCGCGCCCTCGGCCCTGGCGATCTCCACCATGCGCTTGGCGATCAGGGGCCGCGCGATGGAGGTGCCGAGAAGATAGCGGCCTTCGTATACGGCGGCGGACCGGAGCATGGGGAACACGAAATCCCGCGCGAACTCTTCGCGCAAATCCTCGACATACGCTTTTGAAGCGCCGGTTTTCAGCGCTTTCGCGTCAACGCCGGCAAGGTCTTCTTCCTGGCCGAGGTCGCAGGTCAGGGTTACGACTTCGCATTGATACGTCTCCACGAGCCATTTGAGGATGATGGAGGTATCCAGCCCGCCGGAATAGGCGAGAACGATTTTTTTAATGCCTTTATCCATGGTACGTTTCCTTTATTTATGCAGTAAAGACCCACTCCAGAACAGCTTTCTGGATATGGAGCCGGTTTTCAGCCTGATCGAACACAACGGAATTGGGGCTTTCAAGGACGTCTTCGGTCACTTCCTCGCCCCGGTGGGCCGGGAGGCAATGCATGAACTTGGCGCCGGGCGCGGCCAGGGCCATGAGCCCGGCATCGACGCAGAACCCGCGGAAGGCTTCCTCGCGCAGAAGCTGTTCCTGTTCCTGCCCCATGGAGGCCCAGACGTCCGTATTGACGTAATGCGCGCCGGCAACGGCCTTTTGGGGGTCGTTGTCCAGCGTGACCTTGGCGCCCTGCTGTTTGGCAAAGGCGAAGAGCGCCATGTCCGGCTCGTACCCTTGCGGCACGGCGAGGGCCAACTCAAAGGGGAAGTGGATGGCGGCCTCAATCCAGGAGTTGGCCATGTTGTTGCCGTCGCCCACCCAGGCGACGCGCAACTTGGAAAAATCCGGCGTGCGCTCGTAG of uncultured delta proteobacterium contains these proteins:
- the argF gene encoding Ornithine carbamoyltransferase, whose amino-acid sequence is MTRHFSSIRELGRDAAHRLIKRAKEMKDTKFRSTLLDGKTVVLIFEKASTRTRLSFEVAVRQLGGTTIFMTPAESQLGRSEPLSDTARVISRYNDGMVVRTFGQEKLDALMQYGSVPVVNALTDQGHPCQVMGDVLTIYERTPDFSKLRVAWVGDGNNMANSWIEAAIHFPFELALAVPQGYEPDMALFAFAKQQGAKVTLDNDPQKAVAGAHYVNTDVWASMGQEQEQLLREEAFRGFCVDAGLMALAAPGAKFMHCLPAHRGEEVTEDVLESPNSVVFDQAENRLHIQKAVLEWVFTA